The Fusarium musae strain F31 chromosome 10, whole genome shotgun sequence DNA window AGTCGTGCGGGCACTGCCATCAGAGCTATCGGCCTTAAAGGAGCTCTGATGTTTGCCTGCTATGTTATCATTGCGTAAGTTGCTTTTGGTCATCGGAGAGAAGATATTTGCTAACAAGTTGCAGTCTTGGTGCGTACTATGAGCCGCATGGCAAGACAAAATGAAGCGGATGGGGAGAAAGGAAAATGTGATAATGATAATATCAAGACTTAGATTCATCAACCATATAATTTCACTTCAATTTTCTCATGCTGATACCCAAACAATTTCATATCGAGGAAAACAATCATACTCCAAACACTAAACATAATCCATACATACTTCTAGCTCGCATTTTAGATGTTGCAACCTAAACTCACTTCTTCCCTCGACGAGTCCACTTTATAGACTTCCACCAATTCGAAGTAGGTCTTTCTCAGAACCTCCTTTATCAAATTGCCATCCTTGCCAACAGCCAGCCAGCGTCCATCATTATCGAGTCAAGGCTCGAATCTTGTCGTCCTTCAGAATCTTCGCATTAACGCGCATAGATGGATCTTTTTCTAGAGATATGCGGTCGACCCCTGGAAAGGATGTTTAGCGATTTTGTCGTCTGATGTGTTTTTTTCATGCTTACGGAATGAACACGCCATTCGCTCCTTGCAGCTTTGGGTTCGCAACGACTGCATCATGTATGCTCCAAGTGTGATGATTTATAGGCCTGCAGCCTTTGAAAACGAAAACGAGAGGATGACGCAAAGTCTTTCCCAAGGGGCGTTGAAACATGATGAGAGTTGGGGATGGTAAACCGGTCAATCTGGCGTTTGGGATCATGTCCTTTTATGCTTCTTGGAGTTTACTAAAATGGCTACTGATTGATTCATAGTTAAAGCTTATGACATTCTAATGAGACATACTACTACAGTAGCTACCATTCCTTCATATTGTTCTCCTACTGACCTACAAGGCGTCAGGAAAAGATAAAGGAACAAAAGCAGCAACATAGAAACTGGCCTTGTGAATACATAGGCTGAGATGCAAACAACCCATGTATAGATACCCCAAGCAAGGAAACAAGGGACAGAAGAACTTACTACATTTCAACAGTATTTTGGCACACTCTTTGACTACTTGATCCCAAGTATTGGCACGATTATTTTCGACGATTTTCTAGCCATATGAAGTTCTATGTAAGGATAAAAATATGCTGACCTCTTCTACGGTTCTACCCACGCAGCCTTGGCAGTGTGTTGTGAGGCGTCAAACAACAATCAGTTTGACTGCGAACAATCCCGCCCCACTTTTGCTTATCAACGCCGCATACGCTcgctctcgtcatcatcaacacaacacaagACAACCCTTCAGAGGTCACGTCGCATGATATGGCGCTAGCTAGAAGAATTATCAGGCTTTGATTGATCTCCTATTCAAAGAAAGTCACGGGGAATGATCAGGTCGAGGCCCGTCATGGCGTTGTACCACCAACCATGGCCGCCGTGCGCCATACCAGCTGCACGTCTTGATCTTACATGTCCTatcgaggaagagaagactcCAAACTACAGTCCGGAGAGGTTTTATCCTATTAGGTTGGGGCAGCTTCTGAATGGTAGATATCAGGTGGCGACCAAGCTGGGATATGGGACCAATTCGACCGTTTGGCTTGCTCGAGATCTCAACCGGTATAAATTCTATTTTAAGTTCATAAGATCTGAGATATAAGGCAAAGACTAACTCTGCTAGATGGAAGTGGTCCGCAGAGAAGTATGTTGcgatcaaagtcaagacaaCCAAGAGCTCGAACAGAGGACGTTCTGCAGAAAATGAAATTGAGATCCTCCAGCACATCAACCAAACGAATCCTAAGCACCGCGGATGGCACTTCATTCGAAAACTCACAGACACTTTTAACCTCGACAGTCCATATGGCAGCCACCCATGCCTCGTGTTGGAGCCTCTGCGTGAGCCGCTTTGGCTATATTGCTCCAGATACATTGGTGGCGTCATCCCTCCGGACATTCTTAAAATTCTCCTCCAAATGATACTTCTTGGGCTCGACTACCTTCACACTGAGTGTCATACAATTCATGCTGGTAAGCGAATGAATAGGCAGCTAGGTCTGCGATACTAATAAGACTTACTGCAGATCTTAAACCCGACAACATCATGATAAGAATCGAAGACCCCAAGATGTTTGAAAAAGATGCAACCGACGAGTACAACAACCCATTGCCAGAGAAGCAATTAGACGACCGCACCATTTACTTGTCTCGAAATAACTACGGACCGCTTACTCAACCAACGGGTATCATACAGCTTGTTGATTTTGATCTTGCTGTCCGTTCAATGCCTGGAAAGTTGTACTATGGCGCGATTCAAGGAGAGAAATACCGAGCACCAGAAGTCATCCTCAACTCTGGGTACAGCTACTCCGCGGACATCTGGAGCCTTGGGGTAATGGTAACGATCTCCCTCTTGTATCATGCATGACAAACAGTGACGTAACTAATCGTACGATGATAGCTTTGGGATTTACTTGAAACGAAAAGCCTCTCAGGTGGGTCTCACAATAATCCGCACACCAAAGCTCTCTCACCATAGTAAGCCAGAATAACTGACATAAATAAGCAGGTCACATCTAGACTTTAATTCTACAATACGTTTCTGTCAGCCTTCTTGTGTGTGCGTATTATTTTGCGACCCACCTGCCTCTTTAGCCCTTTGACTCTTGGGGACGGGACGGCACACGATGA harbors:
- a CDS encoding hypothetical protein (EggNog:ENOG41) — its product is MFEKDATDEYNNPLPEKQLDDRTIYLSRNNYGPLTQPTGIIQLVDFDLAVRSMPGKLYYGAIQGEKYRAPEVILNSGYSYSADIWSLGPFDSWGRDGTR